The Fodinibius saliphilus genome has a segment encoding these proteins:
- a CDS encoding SDR family NAD(P)-dependent oxidoreductase, with protein sequence MNTNLNKLHTIITGGAGALGSAVVELLIDAGAKCSVPYYNETEEKTFELGNHTNVFTKAGVDLTSEEQTQAFYENAIDQQGPLWASIHIAGGFGMGNIENTPIADFNKQLQLNTATCYNSCRAAVQWMRGSDFEGGRIVNIAARPALEPRQGKGMTAYTVSKAGVAALTESLAAEVIEDDILVNAIAPSIIDTPQNRNSMTNANYEKWPKPHQLAEQILYLVSPENEVTRGGIIPVYGKS encoded by the coding sequence ATGAATACTAATTTAAATAAACTACACACAATTATTACAGGCGGAGCAGGCGCATTGGGTTCTGCTGTGGTAGAACTACTCATTGATGCAGGAGCAAAGTGTAGCGTCCCCTACTACAACGAGACAGAAGAAAAAACTTTTGAGTTAGGTAATCATACCAATGTCTTTACAAAGGCAGGAGTCGATCTTACCAGCGAAGAACAAACTCAGGCTTTTTATGAAAATGCCATAGATCAACAAGGCCCCCTTTGGGCGTCTATTCATATTGCAGGAGGCTTTGGAATGGGGAATATTGAAAATACCCCGATAGCTGATTTTAATAAGCAACTTCAACTAAACACAGCCACCTGCTATAACTCATGCCGCGCCGCAGTGCAATGGATGAGAGGATCAGATTTCGAAGGAGGACGCATTGTCAACATTGCTGCCCGTCCTGCCCTCGAACCACGACAAGGAAAAGGGATGACCGCCTATACCGTCTCTAAAGCCGGTGTTGCTGCACTTACCGAATCGCTGGCCGCCGAAGTAATAGAAGATGACATTTTGGTAAATGCCATTGCACCTTCGATTATTGATACTCCACAAAATCGCAATAGCATGACTAATGCAAATTATGAAAAATGGCCTAAGCCACACCAGCTAGCCGAACAGATTCTTTACCTGGTGTCGCCAGAAAATGAAGTTACACGCGGAGGGATTATCCCAGTTTACGGTAAGAGCTAA
- a CDS encoding patatin-like phospholipase family protein, translating into MVEKDVSIGLALGGGAALGAAHVGVLRALEEYEIPIDYLAGTSIGAMVGAFYAFGMSVDEIESIALDLDWPDISAIALSKRGLLTNHELGMLLDNNLGDVTFEEATIPLAVVATDIATGEKVIIDKGDVSDAVKASTCIPVLFEPVQYQGRLLVDGGLKESVPVSAIQDFEADKIIGVDLGASREYEEPDNILAILNNTLEIALTHLAHVNPLDIDLLIQPQLGKFSRTNTERIADMIEIGYQSAKKAMSKVNDNVR; encoded by the coding sequence ATGGTTGAGAAGGATGTATCGATTGGGCTGGCTCTGGGAGGAGGGGCGGCCTTGGGAGCTGCACATGTTGGAGTGCTACGAGCGTTGGAAGAGTATGAGATACCTATTGATTACTTGGCAGGTACAAGTATAGGGGCTATGGTTGGTGCTTTTTATGCGTTTGGTATGTCGGTAGATGAGATTGAAAGCATTGCGCTGGATTTGGATTGGCCCGATATTTCAGCTATTGCACTATCAAAAAGAGGGTTGTTGACCAACCATGAGTTGGGAATGCTGCTTGATAACAATTTGGGAGATGTTACTTTTGAAGAGGCTACTATTCCCCTTGCTGTTGTTGCTACAGATATAGCAACAGGAGAAAAGGTAATTATTGATAAAGGAGACGTTTCAGATGCTGTAAAGGCAAGTACCTGTATTCCGGTACTGTTCGAACCGGTTCAGTATCAAGGGCGGCTGTTGGTTGATGGGGGTTTAAAAGAGAGTGTGCCGGTATCTGCTATACAAGATTTTGAAGCCGATAAGATTATCGGGGTAGATTTAGGTGCTAGCCGTGAATATGAAGAACCAGATAATATTTTAGCAATACTGAATAACACGCTTGAGATTGCTCTTACGCACCTGGCACATGTAAACCCCTTGGATATTGACCTTCTGATTCAGCCTCAGTTGGGAAAGTTTAGCCGGACTAATACCGAGCGTATAGCAGATATGATTGAAATTGGGTATCAATCTGCAAAAAAAGCTATGAGTAAAGTAAACGATAATGTGCGTTAG
- a CDS encoding VOC family protein, with product MSHQGIHHITAVAGDPKENYEFYTQVLGLRMVKKTVNFDDPSVYHLYYGNELGEPGTILSFFPWEHLKEGEPDVGQVVAVSFSVPTASKSFWLHHLNEQKIDFEDPFERFGKEVIGLQDPHGLHLELVFDPVADKAKGWGDGPLPARHAIRGIHGATLAEENYAGTGRLLEEDLGFELTNQFENRYLYESKAEFGSTIEIIDQFPLNGKPGKGTVHHIAFRSKDEEEQEMYRQKLLNKGYYLTEVKDRDYFKSVYFHEPGGILFEIATDPPGFNRDEDIAKLGQSLQLPDWLEHERYDIEQNLPSLTA from the coding sequence ATGTCTCACCAAGGCATCCATCACATTACTGCCGTTGCCGGCGATCCCAAAGAAAACTATGAATTTTATACTCAGGTGCTCGGACTGCGCATGGTAAAAAAAACGGTAAACTTTGATGACCCCTCAGTTTATCACCTGTACTATGGCAATGAACTGGGCGAACCCGGTACCATCCTATCGTTTTTTCCCTGGGAGCACCTTAAAGAAGGAGAACCGGATGTAGGGCAGGTCGTAGCGGTATCATTTTCTGTACCTACCGCTTCAAAATCATTTTGGCTACATCATCTCAACGAACAGAAAATCGATTTTGAAGATCCATTTGAACGATTTGGAAAGGAGGTCATCGGGCTACAAGATCCGCACGGCCTCCACTTGGAACTAGTATTCGATCCAGTAGCAGACAAAGCCAAAGGTTGGGGCGATGGTCCTTTACCGGCACGCCATGCTATTCGGGGCATCCATGGCGCTACCCTTGCCGAAGAGAACTATGCCGGGACCGGCAGGTTGCTGGAAGAAGATCTTGGTTTTGAACTTACCAACCAGTTTGAAAACCGATATCTGTATGAATCAAAAGCTGAATTTGGATCAACAATTGAAATTATTGATCAGTTTCCTCTCAACGGCAAGCCGGGCAAAGGAACCGTTCATCATATCGCCTTTCGTTCCAAGGACGAAGAAGAACAAGAGATGTATCGCCAAAAGTTATTGAACAAAGGATACTATCTTACGGAAGTAAAAGACCGCGATTACTTTAAGTCGGTCTATTTCCATGAGCCCGGTGGTATCCTTTTTGAAATTGCCACAGATCCACCTGGCTTTAACCGCGATGAAGATATTGCCAAGCTGGGGCAATCACTCCAGCTACCCGATTGGCTGGAACATGAGCGATATGATATTGAGCAAAACCTACCCTCTTTAACTGCTTAA
- a CDS encoding VOC family protein produces the protein MTEHRGIHHISVTASNPQDNYDFYVKKLGMRMVKKTVNQDDPTKYHLFYANAEGSPGSSLTFFPWPNAREGVSGTGEATAVSLAVPQHSLSYWQERLKEQKIPYSGPITRYNKQHLSFKDPDDLQLHLVFDNLFSEPQSWKQSLVPAEHQIQGFWSTTLELYDSEHAENILTSILGFEKHSTNANTTLYRSDSTIGNTIVIKQKPVKQGQNGAGIVHHVAFQANDKKDLKKLRHEVLRYGLQPTEIIDRHYFKSVYFRLPSGLLFEIATNGPGYFVNSDSAEDQAKELELPPWYRSRRDEIETALPTLNT, from the coding sequence ATGACTGAACACCGAGGAATTCATCATATTTCTGTAACGGCAAGTAATCCCCAAGATAACTATGACTTCTATGTAAAAAAGCTGGGGATGCGGATGGTTAAAAAAACAGTAAACCAAGATGACCCCACAAAGTATCACTTATTCTATGCCAATGCCGAGGGAAGCCCGGGCTCGAGCCTCACCTTCTTCCCATGGCCAAATGCCCGTGAAGGTGTTTCCGGCACCGGTGAAGCTACCGCTGTGTCACTGGCTGTACCCCAACACTCTTTATCCTATTGGCAAGAGCGTCTTAAGGAACAGAAAATTCCTTATAGTGGACCTATAACACGCTATAATAAACAACATCTTTCTTTTAAAGATCCTGATGACTTACAGCTTCACCTGGTTTTTGATAATCTGTTTTCTGAGCCTCAAAGCTGGAAACAATCCCTGGTACCTGCGGAACATCAAATTCAGGGATTTTGGAGTACCACTTTGGAACTGTACGATTCTGAACATGCTGAAAATATTTTAACTTCCATTCTAGGATTTGAAAAGCATAGCACAAATGCTAATACAACGCTTTATAGGTCCGATAGTACCATTGGTAATACCATCGTTATCAAACAAAAACCTGTAAAGCAGGGGCAAAACGGAGCAGGTATCGTGCACCACGTGGCATTTCAAGCCAATGATAAAAAAGACTTAAAAAAATTACGGCATGAAGTATTACGGTATGGACTCCAACCAACAGAAATCATTGATCGCCACTACTTCAAATCGGTCTATTTTCGTCTGCCTAGCGGACTGCTCTTTGAAATAGCTACAAATGGTCCGGGCTACTTTGTTAATTCTGATTCTGCCGAAGACCAAGCCAAAGAACTGGAGCTCCCCCCATGGTATCGTTCTCGGCGAGATGAGATAGAAACAGCACTGCCAACACTTAATACCTAA
- a CDS encoding alpha/beta hydrolase gives MSLFRIDPDKPFDGPHQQNMQVVTGGVSTEKASLAMILTHGRGASAQSMMLFADEFERDDIHYRAIQARRHTWYPRSFLAPRENNQPGISSGLQAIYNQISELNKSGIATDHIALLGFSQGACLTTEFAARHPQRYGAVVGFSGGLIGDMIDESAYEGDLDKTPVFLGCSNRDPHIPQERVECTARILQQLNADVTKKIYKGMGHTVNEDEISEVNKILETI, from the coding sequence ATGTCCCTTTTCCGCATAGATCCCGATAAACCATTTGATGGTCCTCACCAACAAAACATGCAGGTGGTAACGGGTGGAGTATCAACCGAAAAGGCTTCCCTGGCCATGATACTGACCCACGGCCGTGGAGCATCAGCTCAAAGCATGATGCTCTTTGCTGATGAATTTGAACGGGATGATATTCACTATCGAGCCATACAAGCAAGGCGACACACTTGGTACCCGCGGTCTTTTCTGGCTCCTAGAGAAAATAATCAGCCTGGAATCTCCAGTGGCTTACAAGCTATCTATAACCAAATTTCAGAACTCAATAAGAGCGGAATAGCCACAGATCATATCGCTCTACTTGGTTTTTCCCAAGGGGCTTGCCTTACTACTGAATTTGCAGCTCGACATCCCCAACGCTATGGTGCGGTTGTTGGATTTAGTGGCGGACTCATTGGAGACATGATTGACGAGAGTGCTTATGAGGGAGACTTAGACAAAACACCTGTATTCTTGGGGTGCAGCAACAGAGATCCACATATTCCCCAAGAAAGAGTAGAGTGTACTGCTCGTATTTTACAACAGCTAAACGCGGATGTAACAAAGAAGATCTACAAAGGAATGGGCCATACGGTTAATGAGGATGAAATCAGTGAAGTCAACAAAATATTAGAGACTATCTAA
- a CDS encoding MarR family winged helix-turn-helix transcriptional regulator: protein MAENNDDVLEGNLFFLAAAFSRKLSRQADEVFASVGLSSSHALLLLLVQNDPGIQPSVLAERLYLKPSTITRLVQKLERRELVERESEGRTTSVVSTAKGARVAKQIRSKWQELNSLGSEQLGDRYVTVLSEMIAKALDAMD, encoded by the coding sequence ATGGCAGAAAATAACGATGATGTTCTTGAAGGGAATCTTTTTTTCTTAGCAGCAGCTTTTTCCCGAAAACTCTCTCGGCAGGCTGATGAGGTTTTTGCGTCGGTAGGTTTATCCTCATCGCACGCCCTGCTCTTGTTACTGGTTCAAAATGATCCGGGTATCCAGCCCAGTGTGTTGGCAGAACGCCTCTATCTAAAGCCCTCTACTATTACACGATTAGTGCAGAAACTAGAGCGGCGTGAACTTGTCGAACGAGAGTCAGAGGGACGAACAACATCCGTTGTCTCTACTGCAAAAGGGGCACGGGTTGCCAAGCAGATCAGAAGTAAATGGCAAGAGCTCAATAGTCTTGGAAGTGAGCAATTGGGCGATCGCTATGTGACGGTGCTTTCAGAGATGATTGCCAAAGCGCTGGATGCAATGGATTAG
- a CDS encoding glycogen/starch/alpha-glucan phosphorylase yields MPSDTSHNPRTGMDVDAFREDIHQHLHYTLAKDKFSSTEWDHYRSVVMAVMDRLHDRWINTQQSYYAQKSKRVYYLSMEYLIGRLMDNMLINLGVQDVVADAIEELGLDYHKVREAEADAGLGNGGLGRLAACFLDSMATLGVPALGYGIRYDYGIFDQDIEDGWQVEKPDLWLQYGYPWSVVRPKKKYSVRFYGKTTVNEDRNGRLHFDWVDTHNVTALAYDTPIPGYENDVVNHLRLWKATSDEGFDLKSFNQGDYIDAVRNNLLEENISRVLYPNDKVFKGQELRLKQEYFLVSASLQDAMNRFKKQFDDLNKIPNQMAIQCNDTHPNLAIPELMRMLMDEEGLEWMPAWDITTKTINYTNHTLMPEALEKWPLSLMSHLLPRHTQIIREIDRRFLNTISVKGERNITSKKNDMRIISNEMESRVRMGHLGIVGAKKVNGVSKLHSKLMKQTIFSEFSDHFPEKFTNVTNGITPRRWLRQCNRTLSELISDHIGSDWVTNLEQLQQLEQFAKDEYFQEQFKEIKLHNKKQLAVYIKKTMGVQVDPHSIFDIQIKRIHEYKRQLMAIMHAMTLYNRLKENPKADIEPRTLLFAGKAAPGYTMAKLQIKLINSVAEVINNDPEVAPKLKVLFLPDYSVSLAEKMIPAANLSEQISTAGMEASGTGNMKFALNGALTIGTLDGANIEIREQVGDENIFIFGHTVDEIEEVRNKGYHPKEICENDKELKKVIDQIHSGYFNPDAPDLFHPITNALLNQGDYFMVLADFRRYIDKQKEVEENYRNTFDWNRKAILNVANMGHFSSDRSIRDYCERIWDIDIDR; encoded by the coding sequence ATGCCTTCAGACACCTCGCATAATCCCCGCACGGGTATGGATGTGGATGCATTTCGCGAAGATATTCATCAGCATCTGCATTATACACTGGCAAAAGATAAGTTTTCATCCACAGAGTGGGATCATTACAGGAGTGTAGTAATGGCTGTAATGGATCGCCTGCATGACCGCTGGATCAATACCCAGCAAAGCTATTATGCTCAAAAGTCGAAACGGGTGTACTACTTATCGATGGAGTATCTTATTGGACGATTAATGGATAATATGCTTATCAATTTGGGAGTGCAAGATGTGGTGGCAGATGCTATTGAAGAGCTTGGCCTTGATTATCATAAGGTGCGTGAGGCTGAAGCGGATGCGGGTCTCGGCAATGGAGGTCTTGGCCGATTAGCTGCTTGTTTCTTGGATTCAATGGCTACTCTGGGAGTACCTGCATTAGGATATGGTATTCGGTACGACTATGGGATTTTTGATCAGGATATTGAAGACGGTTGGCAGGTTGAGAAACCTGATTTATGGCTACAGTATGGATACCCGTGGAGTGTAGTACGTCCCAAGAAAAAATATTCAGTACGCTTTTACGGAAAAACTACAGTCAACGAAGATAGGAACGGGCGCCTGCACTTTGATTGGGTGGATACACACAATGTGACGGCTCTGGCCTATGATACTCCTATCCCCGGTTATGAAAATGATGTGGTTAATCACCTTCGCCTTTGGAAAGCAACTTCTGATGAGGGTTTTGATCTAAAAAGTTTTAACCAAGGAGATTATATTGATGCGGTACGGAATAACCTGCTGGAGGAGAACATTTCACGGGTGTTATATCCGAATGATAAGGTGTTTAAGGGGCAGGAATTGCGTTTGAAGCAGGAATACTTTTTAGTATCAGCCTCGCTACAGGATGCGATGAATCGTTTTAAGAAGCAGTTTGATGATTTGAACAAGATCCCCAACCAGATGGCGATTCAGTGTAACGATACGCACCCGAATTTGGCAATTCCGGAGTTAATGCGGATGCTGATGGATGAGGAAGGCTTAGAGTGGATGCCGGCTTGGGATATAACAACTAAGACAATCAACTATACCAATCATACCTTAATGCCGGAGGCCCTGGAGAAGTGGCCGCTTTCGCTGATGTCACATCTATTGCCACGACATACACAGATTATTCGAGAAATTGATCGCCGTTTCTTAAATACTATTTCGGTAAAAGGTGAGCGCAATATCACCAGTAAAAAGAATGATATGCGTATCATCAGTAATGAGATGGAATCACGTGTGCGAATGGGGCACCTGGGTATTGTTGGAGCCAAAAAGGTAAACGGGGTATCGAAGCTACACAGTAAGCTGATGAAGCAGACCATATTCAGTGAATTTAGTGACCATTTCCCGGAAAAGTTTACCAACGTAACAAATGGTATTACGCCCCGGCGGTGGCTACGCCAGTGTAATCGAACGTTGTCAGAGCTTATTTCTGATCATATAGGCAGTGATTGGGTGACAAATTTAGAGCAGCTGCAGCAGCTTGAGCAGTTTGCCAAAGATGAATATTTCCAAGAGCAGTTTAAAGAAATTAAGCTTCATAATAAGAAGCAGCTAGCAGTATACATTAAAAAGACGATGGGTGTGCAGGTAGATCCTCATTCAATATTTGATATTCAAATCAAGAGAATTCATGAGTACAAGCGTCAGTTAATGGCTATTATGCATGCTATGACCTTGTATAATCGTTTGAAAGAAAATCCCAAAGCTGATATAGAACCTCGTACGCTCCTATTTGCAGGTAAGGCAGCTCCGGGGTATACGATGGCAAAATTGCAAATTAAGTTGATTAATAGTGTCGCAGAGGTCATTAATAATGATCCGGAGGTGGCCCCCAAGCTAAAAGTTTTATTTCTTCCGGATTACAGCGTATCGCTGGCCGAAAAGATGATTCCGGCTGCTAACTTGTCTGAGCAGATCTCAACTGCAGGAATGGAAGCTTCGGGCACGGGTAATATGAAATTTGCACTAAATGGTGCACTGACAATAGGAACCTTGGACGGGGCTAATATTGAAATTCGGGAGCAGGTAGGGGATGAGAATATATTTATTTTTGGTCATACGGTAGATGAGATCGAAGAGGTACGGAATAAAGGCTATCATCCGAAAGAGATTTGTGAGAATGATAAAGAACTGAAGAAAGTAATAGACCAGATACATTCAGGATATTTCAATCCTGATGCCCCGGATCTTTTTCATCCTATTACTAATGCTTTACTTAACCAGGGAGATTACTTTATGGTACTGGCTGATTTTCGACGATATATTGACAAGCAGAAAGAGGTCGAAGAGAATTATCGCAATACCTTTGATTGGAATAGGAAGGCCATTCTCAATGTCGCTAATATGGGGCATTTCTCTTCTGATCGTTCAATACGAGACTATTGTGAACGAATTTGGGATATTGATATCGACAGATAG
- the ispE gene encoding 4-(cytidine 5'-diphospho)-2-C-methyl-D-erythritol kinase — translation MSNDTWIADSYAKINLGLHVLDRLPTGYHAIETGFCFLEWRDRFEVRQAREMKLELSDEEIPTDGSNLINKAIAALDRYVGLKNNYLIRVDKRIPTGAGLGGGSSNAALTLRMLNKIEEMGLSDDELIDLSRNIGADVPFFIKGKTGIGKGIGHEIEELDIQPDHWIVACYPNKQSSTAEAYKYCVPNPDPDFDLKKTLTKEPIDEWQYTLFNDLEQAVFPRIHVSGNLKDQMYEFGALYASMTGSGSAVYGIFEQDFVATNAYQGFLELDLPSSLTRPGFEPDYGIYRKG, via the coding sequence ATGTCCAACGATACTTGGATTGCAGATTCATACGCCAAAATTAATTTGGGTCTGCATGTGCTGGATCGCTTGCCAACAGGATATCATGCAATTGAAACAGGTTTCTGTTTCTTGGAATGGCGCGATCGTTTTGAAGTTCGCCAGGCACGAGAGATGAAGCTGGAGCTCAGTGATGAAGAGATACCAACCGATGGAAGTAATCTTATAAATAAAGCTATAGCAGCATTAGATCGGTATGTGGGGCTTAAAAATAATTATCTGATCCGGGTTGATAAACGTATCCCGACGGGGGCAGGTCTCGGTGGTGGAAGCAGTAATGCTGCTTTAACTCTGCGGATGCTTAACAAAATTGAGGAAATGGGGCTCAGCGATGATGAGCTTATTGACTTAAGCCGAAATATTGGGGCAGATGTACCCTTTTTTATTAAAGGTAAGACAGGTATCGGAAAAGGTATTGGGCATGAAATTGAAGAACTGGATATTCAGCCTGATCACTGGATTGTGGCATGTTATCCCAATAAACAGAGCAGTACAGCTGAGGCCTACAAATATTGCGTGCCGAACCCGGATCCCGATTTTGACCTAAAAAAGACGCTTACCAAAGAACCCATCGATGAATGGCAGTATACGCTGTTTAATGACTTGGAGCAGGCTGTTTTTCCCCGGATCCATGTATCTGGAAACCTCAAGGACCAAATGTATGAGTTTGGTGCTTTATATGCTTCCATGACGGGCAGTGGTTCTGCAGTCTATGGGATCTTTGAACAAGATTTTGTTGCAACCAATGCCTATCAAGGTTTCTTGGAACTTGATCTGCCTAGTAGTCTTACTCGTCCCGGGTTTGAGCCCGACTATGGGATCTATAGGAAAGGGTAA
- a CDS encoding CCA tRNA nucleotidyltransferase: MEDIPKQHKEVFEVISEAGEAVGQDVYVVGGYVRDFYLNRTKDADEQDIDFVTIGSGIKLAKEISKQLGVDNLSVFKQFGTAHIKYENMDLEFVGARKESYSRDSRKPIVEDGTLKDDQLRRDFTINALSWSLNKDNYGQLIDPFEGIQDLKKQLVRTPVDPLKTFDDDPLRMMRAIRFATELQFDIEPQTYEGIEEMAERIEIISKERIIEELNKVVMAPKPSIGFAHLFKTGLLHHFFPELVKLHGVKEVRGVRHKDNFWHTLKVLDNVAKKGGDLWLRWAAIMHDIAKPATQKFEPGTGWTFHGHDALGANWVKGIFRRLGLPLDERMRYVRKLVRLHLRPIALVSDEVTDSAVRRLIYEAGDDIEDLMLLCRADITSKNDYKVKRYNQNFDRVEEKIKRVEAKDRMRNWTNPISGDEIMDALDISPGPVIGDIKDAIKEAILDGEIPNEHDAAYDFMLEIKDEFVNDE; the protein is encoded by the coding sequence GTGGAAGATATCCCTAAGCAACACAAAGAAGTATTTGAAGTTATATCCGAGGCCGGAGAAGCTGTAGGGCAGGATGTATATGTGGTAGGTGGTTATGTGCGTGATTTTTATCTGAACAGAACCAAAGATGCTGATGAGCAGGATATCGATTTTGTGACGATAGGTTCGGGTATTAAGCTGGCAAAAGAAATTTCTAAACAGCTGGGCGTTGATAACCTTTCTGTTTTTAAGCAGTTCGGGACGGCGCATATTAAATATGAGAATATGGATCTGGAGTTTGTTGGTGCGCGCAAGGAAAGTTATAGCCGCGACTCCCGAAAACCAATTGTGGAAGATGGCACGCTAAAAGATGATCAACTGCGTCGCGATTTTACAATTAATGCTCTGTCATGGTCGCTCAACAAAGATAATTACGGGCAGCTTATTGATCCTTTTGAAGGAATACAGGATTTAAAAAAGCAGCTTGTTCGAACGCCGGTAGATCCACTCAAAACGTTTGACGATGATCCGTTGCGCATGATGCGGGCGATTCGTTTTGCTACCGAGCTACAATTCGATATTGAACCTCAGACGTATGAGGGTATCGAAGAGATGGCTGAACGAATTGAGATTATTTCGAAGGAGCGAATCATTGAAGAGCTCAACAAGGTTGTGATGGCTCCCAAACCTTCTATCGGTTTTGCGCATCTTTTTAAGACAGGCTTGTTGCATCATTTTTTCCCTGAGCTGGTTAAGCTGCATGGCGTAAAAGAGGTGCGGGGTGTGCGTCACAAAGATAATTTCTGGCACACTCTTAAAGTGCTTGATAATGTTGCCAAAAAGGGAGGTGACCTATGGTTGCGTTGGGCAGCTATAATGCACGATATTGCTAAGCCGGCTACTCAAAAGTTTGAACCCGGAACCGGATGGACCTTCCACGGACACGATGCGTTGGGTGCCAATTGGGTAAAGGGAATCTTCCGAAGATTGGGGCTGCCTTTGGATGAGCGTATGCGTTACGTTCGAAAATTAGTACGTTTGCACCTGAGACCTATAGCGTTGGTTTCTGATGAAGTAACAGATAGTGCCGTTCGACGCCTGATCTATGAGGCCGGGGATGACATTGAGGATTTAATGCTTCTTTGTCGTGCAGATATAACCAGTAAAAATGATTACAAGGTAAAACGCTATAACCAGAACTTTGACCGTGTTGAAGAAAAAATTAAACGGGTTGAAGCTAAAGATCGTATGCGTAACTGGACCAACCCTATAAGCGGTGATGAAATTATGGACGCATTGGATATCTCTCCAGGGCCAGTTATCGGGGATATTAAAGATGCGATTAAAGAGGCAATTTTAGACGGGGAGATCCCAAATGAACATGATGCGGCCTATGACTTCATGCTAGAGATTAAGGATGAGTTTGTGAATGATGAATAG
- a CDS encoding cation diffusion facilitator family transporter, whose translation MKSSPAKKALLISLVVSVVSLGLKISGFWITGSTTALSDAAESIIHVLAVSFVFYGLLLSNKPADEKHLYGHERVEFLSVGVEGTVITLAGITIIYQSVENYLHGYELKELMSGIYLIGGAGIINLVLGTYLVKVGRREDNMMVISNGKHTLTDVWTSAGAVATLLIIKFTNFTILDSLVAILLALYIMYEGGKLLKYSIDGLMDSRNPATDTAIRNELANDLPGSMIDVHNLRHRTTGNTTWIELHAIFKEKVSLKQAHDDATILEKKLINAINSDVIVTIHLEPEGHHEEVHDTLRDADQQRPLEDFI comes from the coding sequence GTGAAAAGTTCACCGGCCAAAAAAGCATTACTAATTAGTTTAGTGGTATCTGTTGTGTCGCTGGGGTTAAAGATCAGTGGCTTCTGGATCACCGGTTCTACCACTGCCCTTTCTGATGCTGCTGAATCTATCATACATGTTCTTGCCGTCTCTTTCGTCTTTTATGGGCTGCTATTGAGCAATAAGCCAGCCGATGAAAAGCACTTATATGGACACGAACGTGTTGAGTTTCTATCTGTGGGAGTGGAAGGAACAGTCATTACTTTAGCAGGTATCACCATTATCTACCAATCAGTAGAAAATTATCTCCATGGATATGAACTCAAAGAATTAATGAGTGGAATATACCTTATTGGAGGTGCTGGGATTATCAATCTTGTGCTCGGAACCTACTTGGTAAAAGTAGGCCGGCGGGAAGATAATATGATGGTGATCAGTAATGGCAAACATACCCTTACTGATGTTTGGACCAGCGCCGGGGCAGTAGCTACACTTCTCATTATCAAATTCACAAACTTCACTATACTAGATTCGCTGGTAGCTATTCTGTTGGCGCTATACATCATGTATGAGGGCGGGAAATTACTTAAATATTCGATAGACGGCCTGATGGATTCCCGTAATCCTGCTACTGATACTGCTATTAGAAACGAGTTGGCAAATGATCTGCCCGGTTCCATGATTGATGTGCATAACCTGCGACACCGTACTACCGGAAATACCACATGGATTGAGCTTCATGCCATATTCAAGGAAAAAGTGAGCCTTAAACAAGCTCACGATGATGCTACGATACTTGAAAAAAAGCTGATCAATGCCATAAATAGCGATGTGATCGTAACAATACACTTAGAACCGGAAGGACATCATGAAGAGGTGCACGATACGCTACGAGATGCAGATCAACAGCGACCACTCGAAGACTTTATTTAA